The following proteins are co-located in the Myroides profundi genome:
- the rpoN gene encoding RNA polymerase factor sigma-54 translates to MLKQSLQLKLSQKLSPQQIQLMKLIQLPTLAFEQRLKEELIENPALETGKENESTDVDEFDNDFEDYDNERIEAEDINIDEYLSDDETPDYKLQANNYSKDDDEYEMPIIAHESFHQDLLNQLNTFMLSEGDRKIAEFLVGSIDDIGYLRRETQDLVDDLAFTQGIYTDEETVERILLIVQELDPAGVGARDLQECLLLQLKHKTQSDAVDLATEIIADQFDAFTKKHYDKLLQRYGVSKEKLRNAIDEIEKLNPKPGGAYIGNERTIEHVVPDFTIKINEGELELLLNGRNAPELHVSKDYQEMLQSYKESAKSSSAQKDAVQFIKQKLDGAKWFIDAIKQRQETLFVTMHAIVEYQEEYFLTGDETKLKPMILKDIADLVGLDISTVSRVANSKYVDTPYGTKLIKNFFSEAMVNDQGEEVSTLEIKKILQNIIGEEDKKKPYPDDKLAELLKDKGYPIARRTVAKYREQLDIPVARMRKRI, encoded by the coding sequence ATGCTTAAACAAAGTTTACAACTCAAATTATCTCAAAAATTATCTCCTCAACAAATCCAGTTGATGAAGTTAATACAATTGCCAACTTTAGCTTTTGAACAAAGACTGAAGGAAGAGCTAATTGAGAATCCTGCACTAGAGACTGGTAAAGAAAACGAGTCTACAGATGTGGATGAATTTGACAATGACTTTGAAGACTATGACAATGAACGCATAGAAGCAGAAGACATCAATATAGATGAATATCTAAGTGATGACGAAACACCTGACTATAAATTACAAGCGAATAACTACAGTAAAGACGATGATGAGTACGAAATGCCTATCATCGCACATGAATCATTTCATCAAGATCTGTTAAATCAATTAAACACCTTTATGTTAAGCGAAGGCGATAGAAAGATTGCAGAGTTCTTAGTGGGAAGTATCGATGATATAGGATACTTAAGACGTGAGACTCAAGATCTAGTAGATGACTTAGCATTCACTCAAGGTATTTATACTGACGAAGAGACGGTAGAAAGAATATTACTAATCGTACAAGAATTAGATCCTGCAGGTGTGGGTGCTAGAGACTTACAAGAGTGTCTTCTGCTACAGCTAAAACACAAAACACAATCTGATGCTGTAGATCTAGCTACAGAGATTATAGCGGATCAATTCGATGCTTTTACAAAAAAACATTACGATAAGCTATTACAGAGATATGGTGTCTCAAAAGAAAAACTTAGAAACGCTATTGATGAAATAGAAAAGCTAAATCCTAAACCAGGAGGAGCTTATATAGGTAATGAACGTACTATAGAGCACGTAGTGCCTGACTTTACTATTAAGATCAATGAAGGTGAACTTGAACTTTTATTAAATGGAAGAAATGCGCCTGAACTTCACGTCTCTAAAGATTATCAAGAGATGCTACAGTCGTACAAGGAATCTGCAAAATCTTCTAGTGCACAGAAGGATGCTGTACAGTTTATCAAACAAAAGCTAGATGGTGCTAAATGGTTTATCGACGCAATAAAACAGCGTCAAGAAACTTTATTTGTAACTATGCATGCTATCGTAGAATACCAAGAAGAATACTTTCTGACAGGAGATGAGACTAAACTAAAGCCAATGATCTTAAAAGACATTGCTGACTTAGTAGGACTCGATATCTCTACTGTATCTAGGGTAGCTAACAGTAAATATGTAGACACACCTTATGGTACTAAACTAATCAAGAACTTCTTCTCTGAAGCAATGGTTAATGATCAAGGTGAGGAAGTCTCTACATTAGAAATTAAAAAGATATTGCAAAATATCATCGGTGAAGAAGACAAGAAAAAGCCTTATCCTGATGACAAACTAGCAGAGTTACTTAAAGACAAAGGCTATCCTATCGCTAGACGTACAGTAGCTAAATATAGAGAACAATTAGACATTCCTGTAGCGAGAATGCGTAAACGTATTTAA
- the asnS gene encoding asparagine--tRNA ligase — MKHTKINDLLAGKGLLHEVKAKGWVKTFRNNQFIALNDGSTINNIQCVVDLDKFPAELLKKIHTGAAISVRGTLVESQGAGQTVEIQVENLKVYGEANPEEYPIQPKKHSLEFLRENAHLRIRTNVFGAIMRVRSVLSYAVHKYFQENGFFYFNAPIITGSDAEGAGEMFRVTNLDLNNLPRTEEGKIDFSQDFFGKTTNLTVSGQLEAETYAMALGSVYTFGPTFRAENSNTSRHLAEFWMIEPEVAFNNLDDNMDLAEDFIKYVINYVLDKCADDLAFLDKRLQDEEKTKPQAERSEMSLLEKLRFVVDNNFKRVSYTEAVDILRNCKPNKNKKFKYIIDGWGADLQSEHERYLVEKHFKCPVILFDYPAEIKAFYMRMNEDGKTVRAMDILFPGIGEIVGGSQREERYDVLLEKIEKMGIDKEELWWYLDTRKFGTAPHSGFGLGFERLVLFATGMTNIRDVIPFPRTPQNAEF, encoded by the coding sequence ATGAAACATACGAAAATTAACGATCTACTGGCAGGCAAAGGTCTACTCCATGAAGTTAAAGCAAAAGGATGGGTAAAAACGTTTAGAAATAACCAATTTATCGCCTTGAATGATGGATCTACGATTAACAATATTCAATGTGTTGTTGATTTAGATAAGTTCCCAGCAGAGTTGTTAAAAAAGATTCACACAGGAGCTGCAATCTCAGTTAGAGGAACATTAGTAGAGAGCCAAGGGGCTGGTCAAACTGTAGAAATACAAGTTGAAAATCTTAAAGTATACGGAGAAGCAAATCCAGAAGAATATCCGATACAACCTAAAAAACACTCTCTAGAGTTCTTACGTGAGAATGCTCACTTGAGAATCCGTACAAATGTATTTGGAGCAATTATGAGAGTGCGTAGTGTTTTATCTTACGCTGTACATAAATATTTCCAAGAGAATGGATTCTTCTATTTCAATGCACCTATCATTACAGGATCTGATGCAGAAGGAGCAGGAGAAATGTTCAGAGTAACGAACTTAGACTTAAATAATCTACCTCGTACAGAAGAAGGAAAGATAGACTTCTCACAAGATTTCTTTGGAAAGACTACTAACTTAACTGTATCAGGACAATTAGAAGCTGAGACTTATGCTATGGCATTAGGGTCAGTATATACATTCGGACCTACTTTCCGTGCTGAGAACTCAAATACATCTCGTCACTTGGCAGAGTTCTGGATGATCGAGCCAGAAGTTGCGTTTAATAACTTAGACGACAATATGGACCTAGCAGAAGACTTTATCAAATATGTAATCAACTACGTATTAGATAAATGTGCTGATGACTTAGCATTTTTAGACAAACGTTTACAAGATGAGGAAAAAACAAAACCTCAAGCTGAACGCAGTGAAATGAGTCTATTAGAAAAACTTCGTTTCGTAGTAGATAACAACTTTAAACGTGTTAGCTATACTGAGGCTGTAGATATCTTAAGAAACTGTAAGCCTAATAAAAACAAGAAGTTTAAATATATCATCGATGGATGGGGTGCAGACTTACAAAGTGAGCACGAGCGTTACTTAGTAGAAAAACACTTTAAATGTCCAGTAATTTTATTTGATTATCCAGCTGAGATTAAAGCATTCTATATGAGAATGAACGAAGATGGAAAAACAGTAAGAGCAATGGATATTTTATTCCCTGGTATCGGAGAAATCGTAGGTGGTTCTCAAAGAGAAGAGCGCTATGATGTGCTACTAGAGAAAATCGAAAAAATGGGAATAGACAAAGAAGAACTTTGGTGGTACCTAGATACAAGAAAATTCGGAACGGCTCCTCACAGTGGGTTTGGACTTGGTTTTGAACGTCTTGTATTATTTGCGACAGGAATGACGAATATCAGAGACGTGATTCCTTTCCCTAGAACACCTCAGAACGCAGAGTTTTAA
- a CDS encoding Glu/Leu/Phe/Val dehydrogenase dimerization domain-containing protein: MNTTIYSPDELKKIAPVFGQLSFDDHEQIMFCHDKDSGLKAIIGIHNTTLGPALGGTRMWNYTSEWEALNDVLRLSRGMTYKSAISGLDLGGGKAVIMGDSKKDKSPELIKAFAHYVNSLSGRYITAEDVGTTTADMDLIHTITPHVTGISESLGGSGNPSPVTAYGVFMGLKAAVHYQFGSDNLEGKKVLVQGIGNVGETLVKHLTASGAIVTITDINEERVAEVAKKYNTKIFTGTDLYSEEVDIYSPCALGATINDDTIEKIKAKVIAGAANNQLAVEAIHGKRLQERGIVYAPDFLINAGGIINVFGEIVHYGLDEALKHTENIYNTTLEVLNYAKEHNITSQQAAMKKAEDRINKKKNAK; this comes from the coding sequence ATGAATACAACAATCTATTCACCAGACGAGCTCAAAAAGATAGCACCTGTATTTGGTCAACTATCCTTTGATGATCACGAGCAGATCATGTTCTGCCATGATAAAGATTCTGGCTTAAAAGCAATAATCGGTATCCACAACACTACATTAGGTCCTGCACTAGGTGGAACACGAATGTGGAACTACACATCAGAGTGGGAAGCTCTAAATGATGTACTACGCCTCTCTAGAGGAATGACTTATAAATCTGCTATCTCTGGACTAGACTTAGGAGGAGGAAAAGCTGTAATCATGGGAGATTCTAAAAAGGATAAAAGCCCAGAACTCATCAAAGCTTTTGCTCATTATGTCAACTCTCTTAGTGGAAGATATATCACAGCTGAAGACGTAGGTACTACCACTGCTGATATGGATCTAATCCATACTATCACACCTCATGTGACTGGTATATCAGAAAGTCTAGGAGGATCAGGCAACCCTTCACCAGTGACTGCTTACGGAGTATTTATGGGATTAAAAGCCGCAGTACATTATCAGTTCGGGTCAGATAACCTAGAAGGCAAAAAAGTGCTCGTACAAGGAATAGGCAATGTAGGCGAGACATTAGTAAAACACTTAACTGCTAGTGGAGCTATAGTTACAATCACTGATATCAATGAAGAGAGAGTGGCTGAAGTTGCAAAAAAATATAATACTAAAATATTTACAGGTACAGACCTATACTCAGAAGAAGTAGATATTTATTCTCCTTGTGCTTTAGGAGCAACTATCAATGATGATACTATCGAAAAAATCAAGGCAAAAGTAATAGCAGGAGCGGCAAACAATCAATTAGCAGTAGAAGCAATACACGGCAAAAGACTACAAGAACGAGGTATCGTCTATGCTCCAGACTTTTTAATCAACGCAGGAGGGATTATTAATGTTTTTGGTGAGATAGTTCACTATGGACTAGATGAAGCTTTAAAACACACTGAAAACATCTACAATACCACTTTAGAAGTACTTAACTATGCTAAAGAACACAATATAACTTCTCAACAAGCTGCCATGAAAAAAGCAGAAGACAGAATCAACAAAAAGAAAAACGCTAAATAA
- the frr gene encoding ribosome recycling factor gives MTEEINLIIDAAKESMDNTVAHLEKTLLNIRAGKASPQMLGAVFVDYYGSQTPLSQVANVNAADARTLTVTPWEKNMLQPIEKAIMIANLGLNPMNNGDNIIINIPALTEERRKDLAKQAKTEADDAKVGIRNARKDANNDIKKEEKNGTSEDICKDAEERVQKLTDGFVKKIDDILAAKEAEIMKV, from the coding sequence ATGACAGAAGAAATCAATTTAATAATCGACGCTGCCAAAGAGTCTATGGACAATACTGTAGCTCACTTAGAAAAAACATTATTAAACATCCGTGCTGGGAAAGCATCTCCACAGATGTTAGGAGCAGTATTCGTAGACTACTACGGATCACAAACTCCTCTATCTCAAGTAGCGAATGTAAATGCAGCTGATGCACGTACATTAACAGTTACTCCATGGGAGAAAAACATGTTACAACCTATCGAAAAAGCGATTATGATCGCTAATCTAGGGTTGAATCCAATGAATAACGGAGACAACATTATCATCAATATCCCTGCATTAACAGAGGAAAGACGTAAAGACTTAGCTAAACAAGCTAAAACTGAAGCGGATGATGCTAAAGTAGGTATCAGAAATGCTCGTAAAGACGCTAATAACGATATCAAAAAAGAAGAGAAAAACGGAACATCTGAAGATATCTGTAAAGATGCTGAAGAAAGAGTTCAGAAATTAACTGATGGTTTCGTAAAAAAAATAGATGATATTCTAGCTGCAAAAGAAGCAGAAATCATGAAAGTTTAA
- the pyrH gene encoding UMP kinase has protein sequence MKYKRILLKLSGEALMGDQQYGIDPKKLAEYAAEVKKVHDLGVEIAIVIGGGNIFRGVAGANVGMDRVQGDYMGMLATIINGMALQGALEAAGMLTRLQTALKIEAVAEPYIKRRAVRHLEKGRIVIFGAGTGNPYFTTDTAAVLRGVEINADVILKGTRVDGVYTADPEKDPTAVKFEKISFSDCLTKGLNVMDTTAFTLSRENELPIVVFDMNKQDNLLKVCKGEDSVGTTVSVNVN, from the coding sequence ATGAAGTACAAAAGAATTCTACTAAAATTAAGTGGAGAAGCCTTAATGGGAGATCAACAATATGGTATTGATCCTAAGAAATTAGCAGAGTATGCTGCTGAAGTAAAAAAAGTTCACGATTTAGGTGTTGAAATTGCGATTGTAATAGGTGGAGGAAATATTTTTAGAGGCGTTGCTGGAGCAAATGTAGGGATGGACCGAGTACAAGGTGACTACATGGGAATGCTTGCTACCATTATCAATGGTATGGCATTACAAGGAGCATTAGAAGCTGCTGGAATGTTAACTAGATTACAAACTGCTTTAAAAATAGAAGCAGTAGCAGAACCTTATATCAAAAGAAGAGCTGTTCGTCACTTAGAAAAAGGAAGAATCGTAATCTTCGGTGCTGGTACAGGTAACCCTTACTTCACTACTGATACAGCTGCTGTATTAAGAGGAGTAGAGATTAACGCTGATGTAATCTTAAAAGGAACAAGAGTGGATGGTGTATATACTGCAGATCCAGAAAAAGATCCTACAGCAGTTAAATTTGAAAAAATCTCTTTCAGCGATTGTTTGACAAAAGGACTAAATGTAATGGATACTACAGCATTTACTCTAAGTAGAGAAAATGAATTGCCTATCGTAGTATTCGATATGAATAAACAAGATAATTTATTAAAAGTTTGCAAAGGAGAAGATTCAGTAGGAACTACTGTATCCGTAAACGTTAATTAA
- a CDS encoding patatin-like phospholipase family protein: protein MIHKTKIGLVLSGGGYKGIAHAGVLQFLDEQHIKPDYLAGTSAGSIVSSLYARGIEPKEILMFFKSVNIFNWQHFTLKKAGLMDVNAFDKYLNKVFGDLTIGELDIPVYINATDIVNGKLHVFTKKTKVVDAILASSAFPGIFSPYQIGNKIYSDGGIINNFPIELLKSKCDYIIGSNVTPIQQVTADSLTSIRSVTFRAYELMTTINNAKLGKLCDWLIEPQELTLYSTFERSKKKMEEIYELGYQTAKETFEENQHIFKKAIP, encoded by the coding sequence ATGATACATAAAACCAAAATCGGATTAGTGTTATCAGGTGGTGGTTATAAAGGAATAGCCCATGCAGGAGTATTACAGTTTTTAGACGAACAACATATCAAACCAGACTATCTAGCAGGTACTAGTGCAGGCTCTATAGTATCTTCATTATATGCAAGAGGTATAGAACCCAAAGAGATATTAATGTTCTTTAAATCTGTCAATATCTTTAACTGGCAACACTTTACCCTAAAAAAAGCAGGGTTAATGGATGTAAACGCATTTGATAAATACCTAAACAAAGTATTTGGAGACTTAACTATTGGTGAGTTAGACATTCCTGTTTACATTAATGCTACTGATATCGTCAATGGAAAACTGCACGTATTCACTAAAAAAACAAAAGTAGTAGATGCAATCCTTGCTTCTAGTGCCTTTCCAGGTATATTCTCACCTTATCAAATAGGTAATAAAATATATAGCGATGGAGGTATTATCAATAACTTCCCTATCGAGCTCCTAAAAAGTAAATGTGATTATATCATCGGAAGTAATGTAACGCCTATTCAACAAGTCACTGCTGATAGCTTAACATCTATACGATCTGTAACCTTCAGAGCGTATGAACTGATGACAACGATCAATAATGCTAAACTAGGTAAGCTATGTGATTGGCTAATAGAACCTCAAGAGCTTACACTCTACTCCACTTTTGAGCGCAGTAAAAAGAAAATGGAGGAGATCTATGAGTTAGGATATCAAACAGCGAAAGAGACATTCGAAGAGAATCAACATATTTTTAAAAAAGCTATTCCATAG
- a CDS encoding thioredoxin family protein, with amino-acid sequence MINIDSKYIDKSFSYTEFREFVTNALTNDKASLGLSDDYLAYAELNEARLHRLDKTMKVEEEVANKLISLKKKYTWIVITESWCGDAAQIVPILNKMAEVAPNVEMRLVLRDSNLELMDAFLTNGGRAIPKMIIVEQDTLKVLGHWGPRPALGQKVVTDYKAAHGVVDEAGKVELQKWYTKDKGHEVQREVIELMTSFE; translated from the coding sequence ATGATAAACATTGATTCAAAATACATTGATAAAAGTTTTAGTTATACTGAATTTAGAGAATTTGTTACTAATGCATTGACTAATGATAAAGCCTCTTTAGGGCTTAGCGACGATTATTTAGCCTATGCAGAGTTAAACGAAGCGAGATTACATAGATTAGACAAAACGATGAAGGTAGAAGAAGAGGTAGCTAATAAGTTAATTAGTTTAAAGAAAAAGTATACTTGGATCGTGATAACAGAGAGCTGGTGTGGTGATGCAGCACAGATCGTTCCTATCCTAAATAAGATGGCAGAAGTAGCTCCTAATGTGGAGATGAGATTAGTACTAAGAGATAGTAATTTAGAACTTATGGATGCATTCTTAACAAACGGTGGAAGAGCTATCCCAAAGATGATCATTGTAGAGCAAGATACTTTAAAAGTATTAGGACACTGGGGACCAAGACCTGCTTTAGGACAAAAGGTAGTGACAGATTATAAAGCGGCTCATGGTGTAGTAGACGAAGCTGGTAAAGTAGAACTACAGAAGTGGTACACTAAAGATAAAGGACATGAAGTACAAAGAGAAGTAATAGAGTTAATGACTTCTTTTGAATAA
- a CDS encoding YiiX/YebB-like N1pC/P60 family cysteine hydrolase, giving the protein MRNILFLFILITQLSWGQKTELKEGDLIFQNINCGPLCDAINEVTYGYNDLNFNHMGMVIEHEGSLQVIEATWPEVCITPMEDFLNKTKEPMYVGRLKGKLTKLIPAAKEFAIKQVGVPYDVNYLYANGKYYCSELIYEAFKDSNKNKSFFYLYPMTYKSKYTKETFPVWAEYFEKLGQTIPEGAPGCNPAGISLDPRLNIIGPIVR; this is encoded by the coding sequence ATGCGTAATATACTTTTTCTATTTATCTTAATTACACAACTGTCTTGGGGACAAAAGACAGAATTGAAAGAAGGAGACCTTATCTTCCAAAACATTAATTGTGGACCGCTATGTGATGCTATTAATGAAGTGACTTATGGTTATAATGATTTAAACTTTAATCATATGGGAATGGTAATCGAACACGAGGGTAGCCTACAAGTCATAGAAGCGACTTGGCCTGAAGTATGCATTACACCTATGGAAGACTTCTTAAACAAAACAAAGGAGCCTATGTATGTAGGTCGTCTAAAAGGAAAACTAACTAAACTAATCCCTGCTGCAAAGGAATTTGCTATAAAACAAGTAGGTGTTCCTTATGATGTAAATTATCTATATGCTAATGGCAAGTACTATTGTTCAGAGCTTATCTATGAAGCATTTAAAGATTCTAATAAAAATAAAAGTTTCTTCTACTTATACCCAATGACGTATAAGTCAAAATACACTAAAGAAACATTCCCTGTTTGGGCAGAGTATTTTGAAAAACTAGGACAGACTATACCAGAAGGAGCACCTGGTTGTAATCCAGCTGGAATATCATTAGACCCTAGATTAAACATCATAGGACCTATCGTGAGATAA
- a CDS encoding MBL fold metallo-hydrolase yields MNNLKKRGRVIQKQRIKIYEIADNVFAAISPYRGISWANAGFINRGKGLVYDTFFDLFHAQEMKEAYTEVSNNKTPAYVVNSHYNSDHTWGNKVFEDSCIIMHHNAVQERLTENIQWMDAVIKRGKDSLESTIGERFFAAEFEGFDLTGVEWINPDIQITDDTIINLGNTELQLLNVAPSHSNSDVLLWMPKEKVLFAGDVVFNGCSAYSEKGILNWVKVLDRIINEIKPEIVVPGHGAICGVDFVQEQYSYLMNILDTIDKHYTENIDALTMSKLIDITPFTHWIQPERIYASVDAILKGKRNQSAIPNWNEIPEKLKLMQAYQKEKYGDSLINWNPKSTWEREYYEI; encoded by the coding sequence ATGAACAACTTAAAGAAAAGAGGAAGAGTTATCCAAAAACAAAGGATAAAAATCTATGAAATAGCAGATAATGTATTCGCTGCTATATCACCATACAGAGGAATAAGTTGGGCTAATGCTGGTTTCATTAACCGTGGAAAAGGTCTGGTATACGATACGTTCTTTGATCTATTTCATGCACAAGAAATGAAAGAGGCATATACTGAAGTAAGTAATAATAAAACTCCTGCTTATGTAGTAAACTCTCACTACAATAGCGATCATACATGGGGAAACAAGGTATTTGAAGACTCGTGTATCATTATGCATCACAACGCAGTACAAGAGCGTCTAACAGAGAATATCCAATGGATGGATGCTGTTATTAAACGTGGTAAAGACTCATTAGAGTCTACTATTGGTGAACGCTTCTTCGCTGCCGAATTTGAAGGTTTTGATTTAACAGGAGTTGAATGGATAAATCCAGACATACAAATAACTGACGACACAATTATCAACCTTGGTAACACTGAGTTACAATTACTAAATGTAGCTCCATCCCACTCTAATAGTGATGTACTATTATGGATGCCAAAGGAGAAAGTTCTCTTCGCAGGAGATGTGGTATTCAATGGCTGTTCTGCTTATAGTGAAAAAGGTATCTTAAATTGGGTAAAAGTATTAGATCGCATCATCAATGAGATAAAGCCCGAAATAGTAGTTCCTGGTCATGGCGCTATATGTGGTGTTGACTTTGTACAAGAACAATACAGTTATCTAATGAATATTCTAGATACCATAGATAAACACTACACAGAAAATATTGATGCTCTGACTATGTCTAAACTAATCGACATCACTCCTTTTACACATTGGATACAACCAGAGCGTATCTATGCTAGTGTAGATGCTATCTTAAAAGGCAAACGCAATCAATCTGCAATACCTAACTGGAATGAAATACCAGAAAAACTGAAACTAATGCAAGCATATCAAAAAGAAAAATATGGAGACAGCTTAATAAACTGGAATCCTAAGTCTACATGGGAACGCGAGTATTATGAGATATAA
- a CDS encoding AraC family transcriptional regulator, whose translation MMKKVERYSFNSIIKNHTDLTVSGVFITNGEEDIKDYFALIPHSIDACVIGLVTAGEAQVSINLREYHLKKGMLIVLPPNAIVVPISFTEDLKMRSIMFTFDFVAPLALIHDFSIDLQLYKSPVITLNEANYSVVKRLYKLISQCYYDTVNFTPHDVLEHLLYALIIQISQLMKTLKSKGKSSSRAECITEDFFVLLYKHYKTEKAVSFYADRLRISTAYLTTTIRKQTGHSILYWISEAVVLYAKSLLKSSRMSINEISEELGFKETTLFCRYFKRYTDMTPNQYRGLKV comes from the coding sequence ATGATGAAAAAAGTAGAGAGATATAGTTTTAATTCGATTATAAAGAATCATACGGATCTAACTGTGTCTGGTGTTTTTATAACAAATGGAGAGGAAGATATAAAAGACTATTTTGCGCTTATTCCTCATAGTATAGATGCTTGTGTTATTGGGTTAGTGACAGCTGGTGAGGCACAAGTAAGTATTAATTTGAGAGAATATCATCTAAAGAAAGGAATGCTAATCGTACTGCCTCCTAATGCTATAGTGGTGCCGATTAGTTTTACAGAAGATTTAAAGATGAGATCTATTATGTTCACTTTTGATTTTGTGGCTCCACTCGCTTTGATACACGATTTTAGTATTGATTTACAGCTGTATAAATCTCCAGTGATCACTTTAAATGAAGCAAATTATAGTGTTGTAAAGAGGCTTTATAAGCTGATCAGTCAATGCTATTATGACACGGTTAATTTTACTCCGCATGATGTGTTAGAGCATCTGCTTTACGCATTGATTATTCAGATTAGTCAATTAATGAAAACCTTGAAGTCTAAAGGAAAAAGTAGTAGTCGTGCAGAATGTATTACAGAGGATTTCTTTGTGTTGTTGTATAAACACTATAAGACCGAAAAGGCGGTGAGTTTTTATGCGGATAGATTAAGGATTTCGACTGCTTATTTGACAACCACTATTCGCAAGCAGACAGGGCATTCTATTCTTTATTGGATAAGTGAAGCTGTTGTATTATATGCGAAGTCCTTGTTGAAGTCTTCTAGGATGAGTATTAATGAGATATCTGAAGAATTGGGCTTTAAGGAGACTACCTTGTTTTGTCGTTATTTTAAACGCTATACTGATATGACACCTAACCAATATCGAGGACTTAAAGTGTGA
- a CDS encoding type II toxin-antitoxin system HigB family toxin: protein MRLIGKKLLLKAKKKNIGNKLLCLAIDKLMEDLERFDSSKEDLYMLRADMDCVHSEGFYFFNIHIHRTLVLIEFDEEGEATILWVGAHQEYESIFKNNKKTIEKWLRNNNYIE from the coding sequence ATGAGGCTAATCGGTAAGAAATTACTTCTTAAAGCAAAAAAGAAGAATATTGGAAATAAATTACTTTGCCTTGCAATTGATAAATTAATGGAGGACTTAGAACGGTTTGATTCTTCTAAAGAAGATCTGTATATGCTGAGAGCAGATATGGATTGTGTACACAGTGAAGGATTCTATTTCTTTAATATTCATATCCATAGAACTCTTGTGTTGATTGAGTTTGATGAGGAAGGGGAGGCGACTATATTATGGGTTGGTGCTCATCAAGAGTATGAAAGTATCTTTAAAAATAATAAAAAGACAATAGAGAAGTGGTTGAGGAATAATAATTACATTGAATAG
- a CDS encoding helix-turn-helix domain-containing protein, with product MKAYFDIDALVESGLIRSELEYERALIADRKLHILAKENSKLKKLRMELRALIEGYEKEEWSDVDTLTEEKLRESDEAERIAEVERAFFEERKQLIRKKLKELDLTQENLGFVLGHKSKTHMSELMNGIKPFTLKDLIIINRVLQIDISVLIPRFLSKEDQVKVNKAVEVLNKPKIKLVTDELLFS from the coding sequence ATGAAGGCATATTTTGATATAGACGCATTGGTTGAGTCAGGCTTGATTAGAAGTGAGCTAGAGTATGAGCGTGCATTGATCGCTGATAGGAAACTACATATATTAGCTAAAGAAAATAGTAAGCTAAAGAAGTTGCGTATGGAGCTTAGAGCGCTGATAGAGGGTTATGAGAAAGAAGAATGGAGTGACGTAGATACTTTGACTGAAGAGAAATTGAGAGAGAGTGATGAGGCAGAGCGTATTGCTGAAGTAGAGAGAGCGTTTTTTGAGGAAAGAAAGCAATTGATTAGAAAAAAACTAAAGGAATTAGATTTGACACAAGAGAATTTAGGTTTTGTTCTAGGGCATAAGAGTAAGACGCATATGTCAGAATTAATGAATGGTATAAAGCCTTTTACTTTAAAGGATTTGATTATAATCAACAGGGTTTTGCAAATAGATATAAGTGTGCTTATTCCTAGGTTTTTATCTAAAGAAGATCAAGTTAAGGTCAATAAGGCTGTTGAGGTGTTAAATAAACCAAAGATTAAGCTAGTAACAGATGAGTTATTATTCAGTTAG